In Phreatobacter stygius, a genomic segment contains:
- a CDS encoding polysaccharide pyruvyl transferase family protein, whose protein sequence is MDRLNSRWLRQYEAIDLLREFRNKEVLYLPNSGNAGDSLISTATMQFFRRLNISYQAITLDANVDGKTVILGGGGNFIPLYATIKNAFLRFAGRAKRIVLLPHTIRGNEDVISDLPADVLLICREIPSYDHVISVNPKCETALAHDMAFHLDPDELLVNDPDADEFQKVFLTKLADAGVTPSAFSKRAEMRFFRTDGESTGKHGSSDLDISSLFEFGVWPRNSEKSSWCFLEAIRISQAVATDRLHVGIGSAMLGKPCKLHDNSYGKNREVFRHSLRRWSSVSFVE, encoded by the coding sequence ATGGACCGACTGAATTCCCGTTGGCTTAGACAATACGAAGCCATCGACTTATTGCGAGAATTTCGCAACAAAGAAGTTCTTTATCTTCCCAACTCGGGGAATGCCGGCGACTCACTGATTTCGACTGCGACGATGCAATTCTTTCGCCGACTAAATATATCTTACCAGGCGATCACTCTCGACGCGAATGTCGACGGTAAAACCGTCATTCTCGGTGGCGGGGGGAATTTCATTCCGCTCTACGCGACGATCAAGAATGCGTTTCTGCGGTTCGCCGGCCGGGCCAAGAGAATAGTCCTTCTGCCGCACACCATCCGCGGCAACGAGGACGTCATCTCCGACCTTCCCGCCGATGTCCTGCTGATCTGCCGGGAGATCCCGAGCTACGATCACGTGATCAGCGTCAACCCGAAATGCGAGACCGCATTGGCGCATGACATGGCCTTTCACCTTGATCCCGACGAATTGCTGGTGAACGATCCGGATGCCGATGAATTCCAGAAGGTCTTCTTGACCAAGCTCGCAGATGCGGGCGTCACGCCGTCGGCATTTTCGAAACGGGCCGAAATGCGATTTTTCCGCACGGATGGCGAATCCACCGGCAAACATGGATCGAGCGACCTGGACATATCGTCGCTGTTCGAGTTCGGGGTCTGGCCGCGCAATTCGGAGAAGTCGTCCTGGTGCTTTCTGGAGGCGATCCGGATTTCGCAAGCCGTCGCCACGGATCGTCTGCATGTCGGCATCGGCTCGGCGATGCTGGGCAAGCCGTGCAAGCTCCACGACAACTCATACGGGAAAAACCGGGAGGTGTTCCGGCACAGCCTGCGCCGGTGGAGTTCGGTCTCTTTTGTTGAATGA
- a CDS encoding class I SAM-dependent methyltransferase, which translates to MGCGAPGIERLHPVFRAAGRWQEVRLDVDPRVAPDIVCSTTDMQRAVQDASFDALWSSHNIEHLYDHEVTLAFAEFRRVLKRSGFALIRCPDLQAIIEAARTDGLESVAYVAPAGPVTPLDMLYGFRPSIARGNEFMAHKTGFTDLRLGRLLIEAGFAEVRTKRALFDLWAVAIVDPGRTDSVLAQLSTSGIEFDGA; encoded by the coding sequence GTGGGCTGCGGTGCTCCGGGCATCGAGCGCCTTCACCCGGTGTTCCGAGCCGCGGGCCGGTGGCAAGAGGTGCGCCTCGACGTCGATCCACGCGTCGCGCCCGATATCGTCTGCTCGACCACCGATATGCAGCGCGCCGTCCAGGACGCCAGCTTCGATGCCTTGTGGTCGTCGCACAATATCGAACACCTCTACGACCACGAGGTGACCCTGGCGTTCGCCGAATTCCGCCGCGTACTGAAGCGCTCCGGTTTCGCCCTGATCCGCTGCCCCGATCTGCAGGCGATCATCGAGGCCGCCCGCACGGATGGCCTCGAGTCCGTGGCCTATGTAGCGCCCGCAGGCCCCGTGACCCCGCTCGACATGCTCTACGGGTTCCGTCCGTCGATCGCGCGCGGCAACGAATTCATGGCGCACAAGACCGGCTTTACCGACCTCAGGCTCGGCCGGTTGCTGATCGAGGCAGGCTTCGCCGAAGTGAGAACCAAACGCGCCCTGTTCGACCTCTGGGCCGTCGCCATTGTCGATCCCGGCCGGACCGACAGCGTCCTGGCGCAGCTCTCCACCAGCGGGATCGAATTCGACGGGGCATGA
- a CDS encoding HlyD family type I secretion periplasmic adaptor subunit encodes MSIIDLGQTPADAEMRPSTDWRRSVRIGYAIVIGAFGSFALWASFARLDGAAIANGVVASESYRRTVQHLEGGIVQDILVRDGDRVKAGQVLLKLDPTRVSAQGDLFGNQLAIFGAQEARLLAEFEGKDSFEFPPDVLARQNDAAVKPVIEDQRRLFESRRRALSGNVQIAEAQMEQARREMEQVTSETETARATLEQVDAELAQLRPLFARQLVPTTRIAPMERERLRLLGTISTGVIQTAKLKERLSESDLRRQQVMRAHREETSGQLADVRRQLSDTRQQILLSADSQRRTDIRAPIDGTVQQLRIFTAGGVVRPGDPILDVVPAGDVLVVRARVQPNDADRVSEGMHAEVKFPAFHYVGTQIVRGEVRALSRDRIMDDGVKDPYFAAEVIVDKSTIPESISRRLSAGMVADVIIPTGERTVMNYLLRPILDRWTAGMRER; translated from the coding sequence ATGTCCATCATTGATCTCGGACAGACCCCTGCCGACGCGGAGATGCGTCCATCGACCGATTGGCGGCGCTCCGTCCGCATCGGTTACGCCATTGTGATCGGCGCGTTCGGCAGCTTCGCGCTGTGGGCGAGCTTCGCACGGCTCGACGGCGCGGCGATCGCCAATGGCGTGGTCGCGAGCGAGTCCTATCGCAGGACCGTTCAGCATCTGGAAGGCGGCATCGTCCAGGACATCCTGGTGCGCGATGGCGACCGGGTGAAGGCGGGGCAGGTCCTGCTGAAGCTCGACCCGACGCGCGTCTCGGCCCAGGGCGACCTGTTCGGCAATCAGCTCGCGATCTTCGGTGCCCAGGAGGCGCGGTTGCTGGCTGAGTTCGAAGGCAAGGATAGCTTCGAGTTCCCGCCGGATGTCCTGGCCAGGCAGAACGACGCGGCCGTGAAGCCGGTGATCGAGGATCAGAGGCGGCTGTTCGAGAGCCGCCGGCGTGCGCTTTCCGGCAATGTCCAGATTGCCGAGGCTCAGATGGAGCAGGCCCGCCGCGAGATGGAACAGGTCACCTCGGAGACGGAGACGGCGCGCGCCACGCTGGAACAGGTCGACGCCGAACTGGCGCAGCTGAGACCCTTGTTCGCGCGCCAGCTTGTTCCCACGACCCGTATCGCGCCGATGGAACGCGAGCGGCTGCGGCTTCTCGGCACCATCTCGACCGGTGTCATTCAGACCGCCAAGCTCAAGGAGCGCCTGTCGGAATCCGATTTGCGCCGCCAACAGGTCATGCGCGCACATCGCGAGGAAACCTCGGGCCAGCTCGCCGACGTCCGCCGACAGCTCAGCGACACCCGCCAGCAGATCCTGCTGAGCGCCGACAGCCAAAGGCGCACCGACATCCGCGCGCCGATCGACGGGACCGTTCAGCAGCTCAGGATCTTCACGGCGGGCGGCGTCGTCCGGCCGGGCGATCCGATCCTCGACGTCGTGCCCGCGGGCGACGTGCTGGTCGTCAGGGCACGCGTGCAACCCAACGATGCCGACCGGGTCAGCGAGGGCATGCATGCCGAGGTGAAATTTCCGGCATTCCACTATGTCGGCACCCAGATCGTCCGCGGCGAGGTCAGGGCCCTGTCGCGCGACCGGATCATGGATGACGGCGTGAAGGACCCCTATTTTGCGGCCGAGGTCATTGTCGACAAGTCGACCATCCCGGAGTCGATATCGCGGCGTCTCAGCGCCGGCATGGTCGCCGATGTCATCATTCCGACCGGTGAGCGGACCGTGATGAACTATCTGCTCCGGCCGATCCTGGATCGGTGGACGGCCGGCATGCGCGAAAGGTGA
- the rfbC gene encoding dTDP-4-dehydrorhamnose 3,5-epimerase: protein MEVQWLAIPDVGVIRPRRLADARGYFSEAFVDRLFRSAVADVTFVQDNHALSRDKGVIRGLHFQRPPHAQGKLVRCTRGRILDVAVDIRSGSPTYGKHVSAEISAENGLQIWIPAGFAHGYCTLETDTEISYKVTDYYAPDCDAGLAFDDPALGIGWPTGDHQPILSARDRTHPCLAELGDVFSYSGPSARP, encoded by the coding sequence ATGGAGGTTCAGTGGCTGGCCATTCCGGATGTGGGCGTCATCAGGCCGCGGCGGCTGGCCGATGCCAGGGGCTATTTCTCCGAGGCCTTTGTCGATCGCCTGTTTCGCTCGGCCGTTGCCGACGTCACCTTCGTTCAGGACAATCATGCCTTGTCGCGTGACAAGGGCGTCATTCGCGGCCTGCACTTTCAACGGCCGCCGCACGCCCAGGGCAAGCTGGTGCGCTGCACCCGCGGGCGCATCCTTGATGTCGCGGTCGACATTCGCTCGGGATCGCCGACCTATGGCAAACATGTCTCGGCCGAGATCTCGGCGGAAAACGGCTTGCAGATATGGATTCCCGCGGGATTTGCCCATGGCTATTGCACGCTCGAGACCGATACCGAGATCAGTTACAAGGTAACCGACTACTACGCCCCGGACTGTGATGCGGGTTTGGCCTTTGATGATCCGGCGCTCGGGATCGGCTGGCCGACCGGGGATCATCAACCAATCCTGTCGGCCAGAGACCGGACCCATCCGTGCCTTGCCGAACTCGGCGATGTGTTCAGCTATAGCGGTCCATCGGCCAGACCTTGA
- a CDS encoding type I secretion system permease/ATPase: protein MSFLSDDHFLRQELPKFRSAIAALFFFSSIITILFLIPSIYMYQVFERVMQSRNMSTLLFLTMIVAALTVIWTALEHIRTRVLGEMANSLDESISTRAFDAVNRQTKVLSADARTMVIQDLNIIRDFVSGSLPVQFMDLCFVPLIILAVFLFHPVMGAALLALSVVVVGLSFWTQRAARHEIKRSLTASTRANEFARSVMASSEASRAMGMMPSLTGRWRDQVRGALGWQEAATHRATLPSSLLKYIRHLYTPIMLCVGVLLFLAEQVGPGVVFAAVMVVGRAIQPVDAIANNWRSFWSAQMSIDRIDRLLREAGPSRVKVTLPVPDGPLQVSRIVATPSDRDNIILTDVSFVVNPGSITAVVGSSGAGKSSLAKVLVGAWSVRKGTITLDGHDLTHWDQDQLGRHIGYVPQDVVLLPGTLAENIARFDPLGGETDRKIIEAVKIAGIQDIVSKLPDGLNTKIGPNGHTLSGGQRQRVALARAVYGDPQLVVLDEPNSNLDAIGEKGLAETLEILRDRGAIVILVTHRLNMLSYCDHVLVMNSGTVHAFGPRDAVVSRLSLGQPVRQIGQQNSASSQSGSTAA from the coding sequence TTGAGTTTTTTATCTGATGATCATTTCCTGAGGCAGGAACTGCCAAAGTTTCGCTCGGCGATTGCTGCGCTATTTTTCTTCAGCTCTATCATCACGATTCTTTTTCTGATCCCTTCGATCTACATGTACCAGGTGTTCGAACGGGTGATGCAGAGTCGCAACATGTCGACTTTGCTGTTCCTGACCATGATCGTCGCTGCCCTGACGGTCATCTGGACGGCGCTTGAGCACATCCGCACACGCGTCCTCGGCGAGATGGCAAACTCGCTGGACGAGAGCATCAGCACGCGCGCTTTCGACGCGGTGAACAGGCAAACCAAGGTCCTCAGCGCCGACGCCCGGACGATGGTGATCCAGGATCTCAACATTATCAGAGACTTTGTCTCCGGCAGCCTGCCGGTCCAGTTCATGGACCTGTGTTTCGTTCCGCTGATCATTCTGGCCGTTTTCCTGTTCCACCCCGTCATGGGCGCGGCGCTGCTGGCCTTGAGCGTCGTCGTCGTCGGCTTGTCGTTCTGGACGCAACGCGCGGCGCGTCACGAGATCAAGCGGTCGCTGACGGCCTCGACCCGTGCCAATGAATTTGCCCGGTCGGTGATGGCCTCGTCGGAGGCATCGCGTGCCATGGGCATGATGCCTTCGCTCACCGGCCGCTGGCGCGATCAGGTGCGCGGCGCGCTCGGCTGGCAGGAGGCCGCGACCCACCGGGCCACGCTGCCCTCATCATTGCTCAAATATATCCGGCACCTCTATACGCCGATCATGCTCTGCGTCGGGGTCCTGCTGTTCCTCGCCGAACAGGTTGGCCCTGGCGTTGTCTTTGCAGCCGTCATGGTCGTCGGTCGGGCGATCCAGCCGGTCGACGCCATCGCGAACAACTGGCGGAGCTTCTGGAGCGCCCAGATGTCGATCGACCGGATCGATCGCCTGCTCCGTGAGGCGGGGCCGTCCCGGGTCAAGGTCACGCTGCCGGTGCCGGACGGTCCGCTGCAGGTGTCGCGCATTGTCGCGACCCCGTCGGACCGGGACAATATCATCCTGACCGATGTCTCGTTTGTCGTGAACCCGGGGTCGATCACCGCGGTCGTGGGATCGAGTGGGGCCGGCAAATCGTCATTGGCAAAGGTCCTCGTCGGCGCGTGGAGTGTCAGGAAAGGCACGATAACGCTCGACGGACATGACCTGACCCACTGGGATCAGGACCAGCTCGGCCGTCATATCGGCTATGTTCCCCAGGACGTCGTGCTCTTGCCCGGAACGCTCGCGGAGAACATTGCGCGCTTCGATCCGCTCGGCGGCGAGACGGACCGGAAGATCATCGAGGCGGTGAAGATCGCCGGCATCCAGGACATCGTGTCGAAACTGCCGGACGGGCTCAACACCAAGATCGGCCCGAATGGCCATACCCTGTCTGGAGGACAGCGGCAGCGCGTGGCGCTGGCGCGCGCCGTCTACGGCGATCCTCAGCTCGTCGTTCTCGACGAGCCGAATTCCAATCTCGATGCGATCGGCGAGAAAGGTCTGGCGGAGACGCTGGAGATCCTGCGCGATCGCGGCGCGATCGTCATTCTCGTGACGCATCGTTTGAACATGCTGAGCTACTGCGACCATGTCCTGGTGATGAACAGCGGTACGGTTCATGCTTTTGGCCCCCGAGACGCGGTCGTGAGCCGTCTCTCGCTGGGGCAGCCTGTTCGGCAGATCGGCCAACAGAACAGCGCAAGCAGCCAGTCGGGCTCGACTGCTGCGTGA
- the rfbB gene encoding dTDP-glucose 4,6-dehydratase: MRVLVTGGAGFIGSAVCRHLIKDLGIGVVNVDNLSYAANLASLEPVADDPLYAFERLDICDRDGLDRLFRSYAPDAVMHLAAESHVDRSISAAGAFVKSNIVGTFTLLEAVRAFLDKAPSDKRAQFRFLHVSTDEVYGSLGAAGLFTEAMPYDPSSPYSASKAASDHLAMAWHRTYGLPVIVSNCSNNYGPYHFPEKLIPLTILNAIEAKPLPVYGAGLNVRDWLYVDDHARALVQILTRGRLGERYNIGGRSERRNIDVVTQVCAILDELTPKRFPHADLIAFVEDRPGHDHRYAIDASKIEAELGWRAQETFETGLAKTVRWYLDRRDWWEPLRRDAYAGERLGLVQR, encoded by the coding sequence ATGCGCGTCCTCGTCACCGGTGGTGCCGGCTTCATCGGATCGGCGGTCTGTCGGCACCTGATCAAGGATCTCGGTATCGGCGTCGTCAATGTCGACAACCTGAGCTATGCGGCGAACCTTGCGTCCCTGGAGCCGGTTGCGGACGATCCGCTCTACGCCTTCGAGCGGCTCGACATTTGCGACCGCGACGGCCTGGATCGGCTGTTCCGCAGCTATGCACCTGACGCGGTCATGCATCTGGCGGCCGAGAGCCATGTCGACCGGTCGATCTCGGCGGCCGGCGCCTTCGTCAAGAGCAATATTGTCGGCACGTTCACATTGCTCGAGGCCGTGCGGGCGTTTCTGGACAAGGCGCCGTCGGACAAGCGCGCGCAGTTCCGCTTTCTGCATGTCTCGACCGACGAGGTCTATGGCTCGCTGGGTGCTGCCGGGCTGTTCACCGAGGCGATGCCTTACGACCCGAGCTCGCCCTATTCGGCCAGCAAGGCGGCATCCGACCATTTGGCCATGGCCTGGCATCGCACCTATGGCCTGCCGGTGATCGTGTCGAATTGCTCGAACAATTACGGGCCCTATCACTTCCCGGAAAAGCTCATCCCGCTGACGATCTTGAATGCCATCGAGGCCAAGCCCCTGCCGGTCTACGGGGCGGGGTTGAACGTGCGGGACTGGCTCTACGTCGACGATCACGCGCGCGCCCTGGTGCAGATCCTGACGCGCGGCCGCCTCGGCGAGAGATACAATATCGGGGGGCGCAGCGAGCGCCGGAACATCGATGTCGTCACGCAGGTTTGCGCGATCCTGGACGAGCTCACGCCGAAGCGGTTTCCGCATGCCGATCTGATCGCTTTTGTCGAGGACCGGCCCGGGCACGACCACAGATATGCCATCGACGCGTCGAAGATCGAGGCCGAGCTGGGCTGGCGCGCCCAGGAGACCTTCGAGACCGGCCTTGCCAAGACGGTGCGCTGGTATCTGGATCGGCGCGACTGGTGGGAGCCGTTGCGGCGTGACGCCTATGCCGGCGAACGGCTCGGCCTGGTGCAGCGCTGA
- the rfbD gene encoding dTDP-4-dehydrorhamnose reductase, protein MRIVVIGREGQVARSLTERAPAHAGIEIVTLGRPDLDLTRSDDLAGLFERRAPDLVINPAAYTAVDDAETNAGLAFAVNRDGAAAVAAAAARLDLPVLHLSTDYVFDGTSQRPYREGDPVNPVNVYGRSKLAGERAVARVNARHLIIRTSWLYSTFGSNFAKSMLRLGAEQPALRVVDDQWGMPSYGSDVADALLTIAARLGREGWQDAFAGVCHLAASPAMSWCGFAREIFAVSARHGGPSVPVSAISTSDYPRPARRPLNSRLDCGKVAELFGISLPHVPDAVARCVPRILAGTPAGQTIGAVN, encoded by the coding sequence ATGCGTATCGTGGTGATCGGCAGGGAAGGGCAGGTGGCGCGGTCGTTGACCGAGCGTGCGCCGGCCCATGCCGGCATCGAGATCGTCACGCTTGGGCGCCCGGACCTGGATCTGACGCGATCGGACGACCTGGCCGGCCTGTTCGAGCGCCGGGCGCCCGATCTGGTGATCAATCCCGCGGCCTATACCGCGGTCGACGACGCGGAGACCAATGCCGGGCTTGCCTTCGCGGTCAACCGCGACGGAGCCGCCGCCGTGGCCGCGGCCGCGGCACGGCTGGATCTGCCGGTGCTGCATCTGTCGACCGACTACGTCTTCGATGGCACGAGCCAAAGACCCTATCGCGAAGGCGATCCGGTCAATCCCGTGAATGTCTATGGACGGTCGAAACTCGCCGGCGAGCGGGCGGTGGCGCGGGTCAATGCCCGGCACCTCATCATCCGCACCTCATGGCTCTATTCGACCTTCGGTTCGAACTTCGCGAAATCCATGCTCCGGCTCGGCGCGGAGCAGCCGGCGCTGCGGGTTGTCGACGATCAATGGGGAATGCCGAGTTATGGGTCGGACGTTGCCGACGCGCTCCTGACGATCGCCGCGAGGCTTGGCCGCGAGGGTTGGCAAGATGCTTTTGCCGGCGTCTGCCATCTCGCCGCATCGCCCGCGATGAGCTGGTGCGGTTTTGCCCGCGAGATCTTCGCCGTCTCGGCGCGCCACGGTGGGCCATCGGTGCCGGTCAGCGCCATTTCGACCAGCGACTACCCGAGGCCGGCCCGCCGCCCGCTGAATTCGCGGCTGGACTGCGGCAAGGTCGCGGAACTCTTCGGAATTTCCCTGCCGCACGTCCCTGACGCGGTCGCACGTTGCGTGCCGCGAATCCTCGCGGGAACACCAGCTGGCCAGACGATCGGAGCAGTGAATTGA
- a CDS encoding beta-1,6-N-acetylglucosaminyltransferase yields the protein MSVHCIMILAHRAPRLFKRLSDRLAKDFTVIAHLDASADRQEFAGSADVFLLPQSHRIRWGSYAMIAAALDMLKHGLTIEKAETFTLISGDTYPVCSPRKLAEILDQRVDCIDSDLVAPSSETAQRIKNTYLPDTQIGELRPGMHFLHRYLDSDITGLVADAERSRLARPQFLADYRYAKGAQWWSLTRGTVEKIMALVDEDPRLVEALRFSAIPDEAFFQTAIAKLGLHEAIRPSLVFAKWDTVPAPHTFERVEDIEFLKGQKRPFARKFSEASDGLIQRIEEELW from the coding sequence ATGTCTGTCCACTGCATCATGATTCTCGCCCACCGCGCGCCCCGGCTGTTCAAGCGGCTCAGCGATCGCCTGGCGAAAGATTTCACCGTCATCGCGCATCTGGATGCGTCCGCTGACCGTCAGGAATTCGCCGGCTCCGCCGATGTCTTCCTGCTGCCCCAGTCGCATCGCATCCGCTGGGGCTCCTACGCCATGATCGCGGCGGCGCTGGACATGCTCAAGCACGGCCTGACCATCGAGAAGGCGGAAACCTTCACGCTGATTTCCGGCGACACCTATCCGGTGTGCTCGCCGCGGAAGCTCGCCGAAATTCTCGATCAGCGAGTCGACTGCATCGATTCCGATCTCGTGGCGCCAAGCTCGGAAACCGCCCAGCGCATCAAGAACACCTATCTGCCCGACACCCAGATCGGCGAGCTTCGGCCGGGCATGCACTTCCTGCATCGTTATCTCGACAGCGACATCACCGGCCTGGTGGCCGATGCCGAGCGCTCCCGGTTGGCCCGACCGCAGTTTCTGGCCGACTACCGCTACGCCAAGGGCGCGCAATGGTGGTCGCTGACGCGCGGGACGGTCGAGAAGATCATGGCCCTCGTCGATGAGGATCCGAGGCTTGTCGAAGCCCTGCGCTTCTCGGCCATTCCCGACGAGGCCTTCTTTCAGACGGCGATCGCCAAGCTCGGGCTGCATGAGGCGATCCGGCCCAGCCTGGTCTTCGCCAAGTGGGATACGGTCCCGGCCCCGCACACCTTCGAACGGGTGGAAGACATCGAATTTCTGAAAGGCCAGAAGCGTCCGTTCGCCCGCAAATTCAGCGAAGCGTCGGACGGCTTGATTCAAAGGATTGAGGAGGAACTTTGGTAG
- a CDS encoding glycosyltransferase, with amino-acid sequence MLTGHLDYVGTERISGWARDDSDTERRLILELYDGEQRVARFVADKMRTDLAGAGLGDGRYGFWLQLPTSLFPMPVHRISVRFADTGLDIGGSPKYLYRADPAFDEAFAQWIDAQVDATIAAAETPEQLEPLLGLSTNLMARVLTAIDKFDTLNRSTALGDIDLSTLPDRLRRSAEQLATGLKPIHVPVHAAPRVSIIIASSGRLGDDYALIRSIVQTSKSCAFEIVLVDNTGAVETTLLPFLVRGGARVVRIAKPGGIMAAYADGARTARGTTLFFATGLRELGPDALQILLDTLEREGPASLVAPRLIDADRRLRASGLSIDPLGNKSPIGQGMDAALMRFRILREADDVALNALMIDRQTFAEHGGFEAADMLFDYTMSNLSFALRAAGGKVLVQGASDAVLAGPLVGLSSKSRGRSRFLGRWNQALPKVGEARDDGAARAALFLDEHFPSPDEDAGSAAVFSHVRAFRRLGYHVEFLATQRSKTEELRARLLRARGIEAHDGIDNIDQFLQSRRNQFDVVYVHRYHVAKQVLELARTANPGARVLFSVADLHHIRTERSHAAAAEPGDELAVKTMREEELASVRAADVTITHSDWERDYLAKHVPAARVAVVLWDVAGREPEIAFDRRQGVCFLGSFRHAPNIDAVNHFCQAIWPGAAEAIRHGGFDIVGSHSDLLELRPVPPHVKLVGYVKDIAGYLDQKRLMVAPLRFGAGIKGKVLLSLAHGLPCLMSPIAAEGIPLPAALAHTLVAEDDADFLKKLEALYDDQALWQDTSQAALAWARTTLNEGAIADALEAALAVRHRSAGPELPSSVRTFEARA; translated from the coding sequence ATGCTGACAGGTCATCTCGATTATGTCGGGACCGAACGGATCTCGGGCTGGGCGCGCGACGACAGCGACACCGAGCGGCGCCTCATTCTCGAACTTTACGATGGCGAGCAGCGTGTCGCGCGGTTTGTCGCCGACAAGATGCGAACCGACCTTGCCGGCGCCGGCCTCGGCGATGGCCGTTATGGCTTTTGGCTTCAATTGCCCACGTCGCTGTTCCCGATGCCGGTCCATCGCATCAGCGTGCGTTTTGCCGACACCGGTCTCGATATCGGTGGCTCGCCGAAATATCTGTACCGGGCCGACCCGGCCTTCGATGAAGCCTTTGCCCAATGGATCGACGCGCAGGTGGACGCCACCATCGCGGCGGCCGAGACGCCTGAGCAATTGGAGCCCCTGCTCGGCCTATCGACCAATCTGATGGCCCGGGTCCTGACGGCAATCGACAAGTTCGATACGCTGAACCGAAGCACCGCGCTCGGCGACATCGATCTGTCGACCTTGCCGGACCGGCTCCGCCGTTCCGCCGAGCAGTTGGCGACCGGCTTGAAACCGATCCATGTCCCGGTTCACGCCGCGCCGCGCGTCTCGATCATCATCGCCTCGAGCGGCAGGCTGGGCGACGATTACGCGCTCATCCGATCGATCGTTCAGACCTCGAAGAGCTGTGCCTTCGAGATCGTTCTGGTCGACAATACCGGCGCGGTCGAAACGACGCTCCTGCCATTCCTGGTGCGCGGCGGCGCGCGCGTGGTGCGGATCGCCAAGCCGGGCGGCATCATGGCGGCCTACGCCGATGGTGCGCGGACAGCGCGCGGAACGACCCTGTTCTTCGCGACCGGTCTGCGTGAACTCGGGCCGGATGCCTTGCAGATCCTGCTCGATACGCTCGAGCGGGAGGGACCGGCGAGCCTGGTCGCTCCGCGACTGATCGATGCCGATCGGCGGCTGCGCGCCAGCGGCCTGTCGATCGATCCGCTCGGCAACAAATCACCCATCGGCCAGGGCATGGACGCGGCGCTGATGCGCTTCCGGATCCTGCGGGAGGCCGATGACGTGGCGCTCAATGCGTTGATGATCGACCGCCAGACATTTGCCGAACACGGCGGCTTCGAAGCCGCCGACATGTTGTTCGATTATACCATGTCCAACCTGAGTTTCGCCTTGCGGGCGGCGGGCGGCAAGGTCCTGGTCCAAGGCGCGTCCGACGCCGTGCTGGCCGGCCCGCTCGTTGGCCTGTCGTCGAAGAGCCGCGGACGCTCGCGATTCCTCGGTCGCTGGAACCAGGCCTTGCCCAAGGTCGGCGAAGCCCGCGATGACGGGGCGGCCCGTGCCGCCCTGTTTCTCGACGAACATTTTCCGTCCCCTGACGAAGACGCGGGATCGGCGGCCGTTTTCAGCCACGTGCGTGCCTTCCGGCGGCTCGGCTACCATGTCGAATTCCTGGCGACCCAGCGATCCAAGACCGAGGAGCTGCGCGCCCGCCTGCTGCGTGCCCGCGGCATCGAAGCCCATGACGGCATCGACAATATCGACCAGTTCCTGCAATCCCGGCGCAATCAGTTCGATGTCGTCTATGTCCATCGCTACCATGTCGCCAAGCAGGTGCTGGAACTGGCCAGGACAGCCAATCCGGGCGCACGGGTGCTGTTCAGCGTCGCCGATCTTCACCACATCAGGACCGAGCGTTCTCACGCGGCCGCAGCCGAGCCGGGCGACGAACTCGCGGTCAAGACGATGCGCGAGGAGGAACTGGCCAGCGTTCGCGCGGCCGATGTCACCATCACCCATTCCGATTGGGAACGCGACTATCTGGCCAAACATGTGCCGGCCGCGCGTGTCGCCGTCGTCTTGTGGGATGTCGCGGGCCGCGAGCCGGAGATCGCCTTCGATCGTCGCCAGGGGGTTTGTTTCCTCGGCAGTTTCCGCCATGCCCCGAACATCGACGCGGTGAACCATTTCTGCCAGGCGATCTGGCCCGGCGCGGCGGAAGCGATCCGGCACGGCGGGTTCGACATTGTCGGGTCCCACAGCGACCTGCTCGAGCTCCGTCCCGTGCCGCCTCATGTGAAGCTTGTCGGCTATGTGAAGGACATCGCCGGATATCTGGATCAGAAACGGCTGATGGTGGCGCCGCTGCGCTTCGGCGCCGGCATCAAGGGCAAGGTGCTCCTGTCGCTTGCGCATGGGCTGCCCTGCCTGATGAGCCCGATCGCCGCGGAGGGCATTCCGCTTCCCGCCGCTCTCGCGCACACCCTGGTGGCCGAGGATGATGCCGACTTCCTGAAGAAGCTCGAAGCGCTCTATGACGATCAGGCATTGTGGCAGGATACGTCGCAAGCCGCCCTCGCTTGGGCGCGCACGACCTTGAACGAGGGCGCGATCGCCGACGCTCTCGAGGCCGCTCTCGCAGTCCGGCATCGTTCGGCCGGCCCGGAGTTGCCCTCATCCGTGCGCACGTTTGAGGCCAGGGCTTGA